From a single Streptomyces liliifuscus genomic region:
- a CDS encoding bifunctional sugar phosphate isomerase/epimerase/4-hydroxyphenylpyruvate dioxygenase family protein, with protein MRTSIATVSLSGALTEKLTAAARAGFDGVEIFENDLLASPLTPEEVRARCADLGLSIDLYQPMRDIEAVPAEEFGRNLRRAEHKFRLMERLGADTVLVCSSVSPLAEDDDALAAFQLRRLAELAEGFGIRVAYEALAWGRHVSTYDHAWRIVEAADHPALGTCLDSFHILARGSDPKGIEDIPGEKIFFLQLADAPLMAMDVLQWSRHYRCFPGQGGFDVAGLVGHVMRAGYEGPLSLEVFNDVFRQAEAGPTAVDALRSLLVLQESVGLTEPPAPVVPTGIAFAELVTPDVEPLSEILEALGFARTARHRSKPVDLWQQGEARLLLNTGPAARRDGTQLAAVGLESPDPAGAARRAEALLAPVLPRRRAPEDAPLDAVAAPDGTELFFCATDRPGLPSWTGDFEPVAHKPPVAGGVHRIDHLALTQPWHQFDEAALFHHSVLGLGAQESVDVADPYGLLRSRAVTNADGSVRIALGVGAAPSADEGGRAQHIALATDDIVTAARRFRDAGGRPLPIPANYYDDLAAKYELADGELEAYRELGILYDRDADGAFRHCYTETVGRVFFELVQRDAGHRGYGAQNAPVRLAAQHVRRPVR; from the coding sequence GTGCGTACGTCCATTGCCACCGTCTCTCTCAGTGGGGCCCTTACCGAGAAGCTCACGGCCGCGGCGCGGGCGGGGTTCGACGGGGTCGAGATCTTCGAGAACGACCTGCTCGCCAGCCCCCTCACGCCCGAGGAAGTGCGGGCCCGCTGTGCCGATCTCGGGCTGAGTATCGATCTCTACCAGCCGATGCGTGACATCGAGGCGGTGCCGGCGGAGGAGTTCGGGCGGAACCTGCGGCGGGCCGAGCACAAGTTCCGGCTGATGGAGCGGCTCGGGGCGGACACCGTGCTCGTGTGCTCCAGTGTGTCGCCGCTTGCCGAGGACGACGACGCGCTCGCCGCGTTCCAGTTGCGGCGGCTCGCCGAACTGGCCGAGGGGTTCGGCATCCGCGTCGCGTACGAGGCGTTGGCATGGGGCCGCCACGTCAGCACGTACGACCATGCCTGGCGCATCGTCGAGGCCGCCGACCATCCCGCGCTCGGGACGTGCCTGGACAGTTTTCACATCCTGGCCCGCGGGTCCGACCCCAAGGGCATCGAGGACATCCCCGGGGAGAAGATCTTCTTCCTGCAGCTGGCCGACGCGCCGCTGATGGCGATGGACGTGCTGCAGTGGAGCCGCCACTACCGCTGCTTCCCCGGGCAGGGCGGCTTCGACGTCGCCGGGCTCGTCGGGCATGTGATGCGTGCCGGCTACGAAGGGCCGCTCTCGCTGGAGGTGTTCAACGACGTGTTCCGGCAGGCGGAGGCCGGGCCCACCGCTGTCGACGCGTTGCGTTCGCTGCTCGTGCTCCAGGAGAGCGTCGGCCTCACCGAGCCGCCCGCACCCGTCGTACCGACCGGAATCGCCTTCGCCGAACTGGTCACCCCCGACGTCGAACCACTGTCGGAGATCCTCGAAGCGCTCGGCTTCGCCCGCACGGCCCGGCACCGCAGCAAGCCGGTCGACCTGTGGCAGCAGGGCGAGGCCCGGCTGCTGCTCAACACGGGTCCGGCCGCTCGGCGGGACGGTACCCAGCTGGCCGCCGTCGGTCTGGAGTCCCCGGATCCGGCGGGCGCGGCCCGGCGGGCCGAGGCCCTGCTCGCTCCCGTGCTGCCGCGTCGGCGCGCCCCCGAGGACGCCCCGCTGGACGCGGTCGCCGCACCCGACGGCACGGAACTCTTCTTCTGCGCCACGGACCGCCCCGGTCTGCCCAGCTGGACCGGCGACTTCGAGCCCGTCGCACACAAGCCGCCCGTCGCCGGGGGCGTACACCGCATCGACCACCTGGCCCTCACCCAGCCCTGGCACCAGTTCGACGAGGCGGCCCTCTTCCATCACAGTGTCCTCGGGCTCGGCGCGCAGGAGAGCGTGGACGTCGCCGACCCGTACGGACTGCTGCGCAGCCGTGCCGTCACCAACGCCGACGGAAGTGTGCGGATCGCCCTCGGTGTCGGTGCGGCCCCGAGCGCCGACGAGGGCGGCCGAGCCCAGCACATCGCCCTCGCGACCGACGACATCGTCACCGCGGCCCGCCGGTTCCGGGACGCGGGCGGCCGCCCGCTGCCGATCCCCGCGAACTACTACGACGACCTCGCGGCCAAGTACGAGCTGGCCGACGGCGAGCTGGAGGCGTACCGCGAACTCGGCATCCTCTACGACCGGGACGCGGACGGCGCCTTCCGCCACTGCTACACGGAGACGGTCGGCCGCGTCTTCTTCGAGCTGGTCCAGCGCGACGCGGGCCACCGCGGCTACGGCGCGCAGAACGCCCCTGTACGGCTGGCCGCCCAGCACGTAAGGCGACCGGTGCGCTGA
- a CDS encoding shikimate dehydrogenase — protein sequence MVKDSYLVGLIGAGIGPSLSPELHEREADRQGLRYLYRLIDIDALGVGPEAVGDLMRAARDLGFDGLNITHPCKQLVIEHLDALAPQAEALGAVNTVVFDGGRAVGHNTDVTGFAASFARGLPDAPLERVVQLGAGGAGAAVAHAMLTLGAGHVTVVDALPDRSADLAASLNRHFGAGRAAAAGPERLAALLGDADGIVHATPTGMAAHPGLPLPGELLHPGLWVAEVVYRPLETELLRAARGVGCAVLDGGGMAVFQAADAFRLFTGREPDASRMLADIAELAGVTGAAGATGVRS from the coding sequence CTGGTCAAGGACTCGTATCTCGTCGGACTGATCGGCGCCGGGATCGGCCCGTCGCTCAGCCCGGAACTGCACGAGCGGGAGGCCGACCGGCAGGGCCTGCGCTATCTGTACCGGCTGATCGACATCGACGCGCTCGGTGTCGGGCCCGAGGCGGTGGGGGACCTCATGCGCGCCGCCCGCGACCTGGGGTTCGACGGGCTGAACATCACTCATCCCTGCAAGCAGCTCGTCATCGAGCATCTGGACGCGCTCGCGCCGCAGGCCGAGGCGCTCGGTGCGGTGAACACCGTCGTGTTCGACGGTGGGCGTGCGGTCGGGCACAACACCGATGTCACCGGGTTCGCCGCCTCGTTCGCCCGTGGACTGCCGGATGCTCCGCTGGAGCGGGTCGTGCAGTTGGGCGCCGGGGGAGCGGGGGCGGCCGTCGCGCACGCCATGCTCACGCTCGGGGCCGGGCATGTCACCGTCGTGGACGCCCTGCCGGACCGGTCGGCCGACCTTGCCGCCTCGCTTAACCGGCACTTCGGTGCGGGGCGGGCCGCTGCCGCGGGCCCGGAGCGGTTGGCGGCGCTGCTCGGCGATGCGGACGGCATCGTGCATGCCACGCCGACGGGGATGGCCGCGCATCCCGGGCTGCCGCTTCCCGGTGAGTTGTTGCATCCCGGGTTGTGGGTCGCCGAGGTGGTGTACCGGCCGTTGGAGACCGAGTTGCTGCGTGCCGCTCGGGGGGTCGGGTGTGCGGTTCTCGATGGCGGGGGGATGGCTGTTTTTCAGGCCGCGGACGCGTTTCGGCTGTTCACGGGGCGGGAGCCGGACGCTTCGCGGATGTTGGCCGATATTGCGGAGTTGGCCGGGGTGACTGGTGCCGCCGGGGCCACCGGGGTGCGGAGTTGA
- a CDS encoding TetR/AcrR family transcriptional regulator, which yields MTSVEEPARPNGRIRDAARTQAEILDVATHEFARAGYDGARVDEIAARTRTTKRMIYYYFGGKDQLFTAVLERAYTVIRQAEQGLDVEHLDPVAAIRRLAELTFDHHEAHPDFIRLVSIENIHGAEHVAASEKLGKIGSPALDVIRRILESGQESGLFTADVDAVDLHAMISSFCFFRVANRHTFGALFGRDLVDPAQREHYRNMLGDMVIAYLTADRSTD from the coding sequence ATGACCAGCGTCGAAGAACCGGCACGACCGAACGGGCGCATCCGTGACGCCGCCCGCACCCAGGCCGAGATCCTCGACGTCGCCACGCACGAGTTCGCCAGGGCCGGCTACGACGGGGCCCGGGTCGACGAGATCGCCGCCCGCACCCGGACCACGAAGCGGATGATCTACTACTACTTCGGCGGCAAGGACCAGCTGTTCACCGCCGTGCTGGAGCGGGCGTACACCGTCATCCGCCAGGCCGAGCAGGGGCTCGACGTGGAGCACCTGGACCCGGTCGCGGCGATCCGGCGGCTGGCCGAGCTGACCTTCGACCACCACGAGGCGCACCCCGACTTCATCCGCCTGGTCAGCATCGAGAACATCCACGGGGCCGAGCACGTCGCCGCCTCCGAGAAGCTTGGCAAGATCGGCTCGCCCGCCCTGGACGTGATCCGCCGCATCCTGGAGTCGGGGCAGGAGTCGGGCCTCTTCACGGCCGACGTGGACGCGGTCGACCTGCACGCGATGATCAGCTCGTTCTGCTTCTTCCGGGTCGCCAACCGGCACACCTTCGGGGCCCTGTTCGGCCGCGACCTGGTCGATCCCGCCCAGCGCGAGCACTACCGGAACATGCTGGGCGACATGGTCATCGCCTATCTGACGGCGGACCGCTCGACGGACTGA
- a CDS encoding MFS transporter, whose product MSVPAAPLDAPPGQPKKAATAAWIGSALEYYDFFIYGSAAALIFPEVFFDESDPATATLLSLATFGVAYAARPVGALFLGHFGDRVGRKKIMVFTLILMGFSTFLIGCLPTRDQVGTLAPVLLVICRVLQGISAAGEQASANSMSLEHAPPDKRGFFTSFTLSGTQGGQLLATLVFIPVAALPEDQLLSWGWRVPFWMSIAVAVVGYVIRRTLEETPTFTQQAATEGVAKMPLAVLLRDHWADVLRVVAAALVASVSTIFTVWALSYATSDSVGMDRTSMLWVGALANLVALGAIPLWATLSDRIGRRPVFLIGAAGSGVLMVAYLWAISTGSYPLVMVLGIVTFGVVYSAANGVWPSFYGEMFSTRVRLSGMAIGTQIGFAIAGFAVTFAAQIAGPNGDDWASVALFTAALCVPPVIAALTARETHKVPTEHLGERTLQESPGRESVSA is encoded by the coding sequence GTGTCCGTCCCCGCAGCGCCCCTCGACGCGCCACCCGGCCAGCCAAAGAAGGCTGCGACGGCCGCCTGGATCGGCAGCGCGCTGGAGTACTACGACTTCTTCATCTACGGCAGCGCGGCCGCGCTGATCTTCCCCGAGGTCTTCTTCGACGAGTCGGACCCGGCCACGGCGACCCTGCTGTCGCTGGCCACGTTCGGCGTCGCGTACGCGGCCAGGCCGGTCGGCGCGCTGTTCCTCGGCCACTTCGGCGACAGGGTCGGCCGTAAGAAGATCATGGTCTTCACGCTGATCCTGATGGGGTTCTCGACGTTCCTCATCGGCTGTCTGCCGACGCGCGACCAGGTCGGCACGCTGGCCCCGGTGCTCCTCGTGATCTGCCGTGTCCTTCAGGGCATCTCGGCCGCCGGCGAGCAGGCGAGCGCGAACTCCATGTCCCTGGAGCACGCGCCACCGGACAAACGCGGCTTCTTCACCAGCTTCACGCTCAGCGGCACGCAGGGCGGCCAGCTCCTTGCCACGCTGGTGTTCATCCCGGTCGCCGCGCTCCCCGAGGACCAACTGCTCTCCTGGGGCTGGCGGGTCCCGTTCTGGATGAGCATCGCGGTCGCCGTCGTCGGCTATGTCATCCGCCGCACCCTCGAAGAGACACCGACCTTCACGCAGCAGGCAGCCACCGAGGGTGTCGCGAAGATGCCGCTCGCCGTGCTGCTGCGGGACCACTGGGCGGACGTCCTCAGGGTGGTCGCCGCCGCGCTCGTCGCCTCGGTCAGCACGATCTTCACGGTGTGGGCACTGTCGTACGCGACCAGTGACTCGGTCGGCATGGACCGTACGTCGATGCTGTGGGTGGGCGCACTCGCCAACCTGGTCGCCCTGGGCGCCATCCCCCTCTGGGCCACCCTGTCCGACCGCATCGGCCGCCGCCCCGTCTTCCTGATCGGTGCCGCGGGCAGTGGCGTGCTGATGGTCGCCTACCTGTGGGCGATCTCCACGGGCTCGTACCCGTTGGTCATGGTCCTCGGCATCGTCACCTTCGGTGTCGTCTACAGCGCCGCGAACGGCGTCTGGCCGTCCTTCTACGGCGAGATGTTCTCCACCCGGGTCCGGCTCTCGGGCATGGCCATCGGCACCCAGATCGGCTTCGCGATAGCCGGCTTCGCGGTGACCTTCGCGGCCCAGATTGCGGGGCCGAACGGTGACGACTGGGCTTCGGTGGCCCTGTTCACCGCCGCGCTGTGCGTCCCTCCGGTGATCGCCGCGCTCACCGCCCGCGAAACCCACAAGGTGCCGACGGAGCACCTCGGCGAACGGACCCTCCAGGAGTCACCGGGCAGGGAATCCGTCTCGGCCTGA